One segment of Pseudomonas sp. FP2196 DNA contains the following:
- the lepA gene encoding translation elongation factor 4 encodes MSDLSHIRNFSIIAHIDHGKSTLADRFIQMCGGLAEREMEAQVLDSMDLERERGITIKAHSVTLYYKAKDGVTYQLNFIDTPGHVDFTYEVSRSLAACEGALLVVDAGQGVEAQSVANCYTAIEQGLEVMPVLNKIDLPQADPDRVKDEIEKIIGIDATDAVTCSAKTGLGVDEVLERLVTTIPAPTGNIEDPLQALIIDSWFDNYLGVVSLVRVRHGRVKKGDKILVKSTGKIHLVDSVGVFNPKHTATADLKAGEVGFIIASIKDIHGAPVGDTLTLSSTPDVPVLPGFKRIQPQVYAGLFPVSSDDFEDFREALQKLTLNDSSLQYTPESSDALGFGFRCGFLGMLHMEIIQERLEREYDLDLITTAPTVIFELVLKTGETIYVDNPSKLPDVSAVEDMREPIVRANILVPQEHLGNVITLCIEKRGVQVDMLFLGNQVQVTYDLPMNEVVLDFFDRLKSTSRGYASLDYHFDRYQSANLVKLDVLINGDKVDALALIVHRDNSHFKGRQLTEKMKELIPRQMFDVAIQAAIGGQIVARTTVKALRKNVLAKCYGGDVSRKKKLLEKQKAGKKRMKQVGNVEIPQEAFLAVLRLDS; translated from the coding sequence GTGAGTGATTTGAGTCATATCCGCAATTTCTCCATCATCGCCCACATTGACCATGGCAAGTCGACGCTGGCCGATCGCTTCATCCAGATGTGCGGCGGCCTGGCCGAGCGTGAAATGGAAGCCCAGGTACTGGATTCCATGGATCTTGAGCGTGAGCGCGGGATCACCATCAAGGCCCACAGCGTTACCCTTTATTACAAAGCCAAAGATGGCGTCACCTACCAGTTGAACTTCATTGACACCCCGGGCCACGTTGACTTCACCTATGAAGTCAGCCGTTCCCTGGCCGCGTGTGAAGGTGCCTTGCTGGTGGTCGATGCCGGTCAGGGCGTCGAAGCACAGTCCGTGGCCAACTGCTACACCGCGATTGAGCAGGGCCTTGAGGTCATGCCGGTCCTGAACAAGATCGACCTGCCACAGGCTGATCCTGATCGCGTCAAAGACGAAATCGAAAAGATCATCGGCATCGACGCCACTGACGCCGTCACCTGCAGCGCCAAGACCGGCCTGGGTGTCGACGAGGTGCTCGAGCGTCTGGTAACGACCATTCCTGCGCCAACCGGCAACATCGAAGATCCGCTGCAAGCGTTGATCATCGACTCCTGGTTCGACAACTACCTGGGCGTTGTCTCCCTGGTGCGCGTGCGTCACGGCCGCGTGAAGAAGGGCGACAAGATCCTGGTGAAATCCACCGGCAAGATCCATCTGGTCGACAGCGTCGGTGTTTTCAATCCGAAACATACCGCCACCGCAGACCTCAAGGCCGGCGAAGTGGGCTTCATCATCGCCAGCATCAAGGATATTCACGGTGCGCCGGTCGGTGACACCCTGACCCTGAGCTCGACCCCGGATGTTCCGGTACTGCCGGGCTTCAAGCGCATTCAGCCGCAGGTTTACGCCGGTCTGTTCCCGGTGAGCTCCGACGACTTCGAAGATTTCCGCGAAGCGCTGCAGAAGCTGACCCTGAACGACTCGTCGCTGCAGTACACCCCGGAAAGCTCCGACGCCCTGGGCTTCGGCTTCCGTTGCGGCTTCCTCGGCATGCTGCACATGGAAATCATCCAGGAGCGCCTCGAGCGTGAGTACGACCTGGACCTGATCACCACGGCGCCGACGGTTATCTTCGAACTGGTGCTGAAAACCGGTGAAACGATTTACGTCGATAACCCGTCCAAGCTGCCGGATGTCTCGGCCGTCGAAGACATGCGCGAGCCGATCGTGCGCGCCAACATCCTGGTGCCGCAAGAACACTTGGGCAACGTCATCACCCTGTGCATCGAGAAACGCGGCGTTCAAGTCGACATGCTGTTCCTCGGCAATCAGGTGCAAGTCACTTACGACCTGCCGATGAACGAAGTGGTTCTGGACTTCTTCGACCGTCTCAAATCCACCAGCCGCGGCTATGCTTCGCTGGATTACCATTTCGATCGTTACCAATCGGCTAATCTGGTGAAACTGGACGTGCTGATCAACGGCGACAAGGTCGATGCCCTGGCGTTGATCGTGCACCGTGACAACTCGCACTTCAAAGGTCGCCAGTTGACCGAGAAGATGAAAGAACTGATTCCTCGTCAGATGTTCGACGTGGCCATCCAGGCCGCCATTGGCGGTCAGATTGTCGCCCGGACAACCGTCAAGGCTCTCAGAAAGAACGTATTGGCCAAATGCTACGGCGGTGACGTCAGCCGTAAGAAGAAGCTGCTCGAGAAGCAAAAGGCCGGTAAGAAACGCATGAAGCAGGTCGGCAACGTGGAAATTCCACAAGAAGCCTTCCTTGCAGTGCTCAGGTTGGATAGTTAG
- the lepB gene encoding signal peptidase I: MSLNFPLLLVIAVFVCGLLALLDLLILAPRRRAAIASYQGSVSQPDVVVVEKLNKEPLLVEYGKSFFPVLFIVLVLRSFLVEPFQIPSGSMKPTLDVGDFILVNKFSYGIRLPVIDKKIIEVGDPQRGDVMVFRYPSDPNVNYIKRVVGLPGDTVRYTADKRLFVNGESIAEQMVGSEPGTLGSAELYKEKLGAAEHLIRKEMSRYRAMPDHTWTVPAGHYFMMGDNRDNSNDSRYWDDPNIPKDLLGMVPDRNIVGKAFAVWMSWPEPKLSHLPNFSRVGLIK; the protein is encoded by the coding sequence ATGTCGCTAAATTTCCCGCTGTTGCTGGTCATTGCCGTGTTCGTCTGCGGCCTGTTGGCGTTGCTCGATCTGCTGATTCTGGCGCCCCGCCGGCGTGCTGCCATTGCCTCTTATCAAGGCAGTGTCAGCCAGCCCGACGTCGTGGTGGTCGAGAAGCTGAACAAAGAGCCGCTGCTGGTCGAATACGGCAAGTCGTTCTTCCCGGTGTTGTTCATCGTGCTGGTGCTGCGTTCGTTCCTGGTGGAGCCGTTCCAGATTCCGTCCGGCTCGATGAAACCGACCCTGGACGTCGGCGACTTCATTCTGGTGAACAAGTTTTCTTACGGGATCCGCCTGCCGGTGATCGACAAGAAAATCATCGAAGTCGGTGATCCGCAGCGCGGTGATGTGATGGTGTTCCGCTACCCGAGCGACCCGAACGTCAACTACATCAAGCGTGTGGTCGGTCTGCCGGGCGACACGGTGCGTTACACCGCTGACAAGCGTCTGTTCGTCAACGGTGAGTCGATTGCCGAGCAAATGGTCGGTTCCGAGCCGGGCACGCTGGGCAGCGCAGAGCTCTACAAGGAAAAACTCGGCGCTGCCGAGCACCTGATCCGCAAGGAGATGAGCCGTTACCGCGCCATGCCGGACCATACCTGGACCGTGCCGGCCGGGCACTACTTCATGATGGGCGACAACCGCGACAACTCGAACGACAGTCGCTACTGGGATGATCCGAACATTCCCAAGGATCTGCTGGGCATGGTTCCCGACCGGAATATCGTCGGCAAGGCCTTCGCGGTCTGGATGAGCTGGCCGGAACCGAAACTCAGCCACCTGCCGAATTTCTCGCGGGTTGGCCTGATCAAGTAA
- the rnc gene encoding ribonuclease III, giving the protein MSASLSRLERQLGYTFKDQELMVLALTHRSFAGRNNERLEFLGDAILNFVAGEALFDRFPLAREGQLSRLRARLVKGETLAVLARGFDLGDYLRLGSGELKSGGFRRESILADALEALIGAIYLDAGMDMARERVLAWLAGEFEGLTLVDTNKDPKTRLQEHLQSRGCELPRYEVVDIQGEPHCRTFFVECEVVLLNEKSRGQGVSRRIAEQVAAAAALIALGVENGND; this is encoded by the coding sequence GTGAGCGCCTCTTTAAGCCGTCTCGAGCGTCAGCTCGGTTACACCTTCAAGGATCAGGAACTCATGGTCCTGGCCCTCACGCACCGCAGTTTCGCCGGGCGCAACAACGAACGCCTGGAATTCCTCGGCGATGCCATCCTCAACTTCGTCGCTGGCGAGGCGTTGTTCGATCGCTTCCCGCTGGCTCGCGAAGGCCAGTTGTCGCGTTTGCGCGCACGCCTGGTGAAAGGTGAGACTCTGGCCGTACTGGCGCGTGGTTTCGACCTTGGCGATTACCTGCGACTGGGTTCCGGTGAGCTGAAAAGCGGCGGTTTCCGTCGCGAATCGATTCTGGCCGATGCCCTCGAAGCGTTGATTGGTGCGATCTATCTCGACGCAGGCATGGACATGGCCCGCGAGCGCGTCCTGGCCTGGCTGGCCGGCGAGTTCGAAGGCCTGACGCTGGTCGACACCAATAAGGATCCGAAGACCCGCCTGCAGGAACACCTGCAATCGCGCGGTTGCGAACTGCCACGCTACGAAGTGGTGGATATCCAGGGCGAGCCGCACTGCCGAACCTTCTTCGTCGAGTGCGAAGTTGTCTTACTGAATGAAAAAAGCCGAGGTCAGGGTGTGAGTCGTCGTATTGCCGAACAGGTAGCGGCCGCCGCAGCACTGATTGCCCTGGGCGTGGAGAATGGCAATGACTGA
- the era gene encoding GTPase Era, whose protein sequence is MTDTNATRCGYVAIVGRPNVGKSTLLNHILGQKLAITSRKPQTTRHNMLGIKTEGDVQAIYVDTPGMHKGGEKALNRYMNKTASAALKDVDVVIFVVDRTKWTEEDQMVLERVQYVTGPLIVALNKTDRIEDKAELMPHLSWLQEQLPNAQIIPISAQHGHNLDALEKVIADHLPENDHFFPEDQITDRSSRFLAAELVREKIMRQMGAELPYQITVEIEEFKQQGKTLHIHALILVERDGQKKIIIGDKGERIKRIGTEARKDMELLFDSKIMLNLWVKVKGGWSDDERALRSLGYGDL, encoded by the coding sequence ATGACTGATACAAACGCAACTCGCTGTGGCTACGTTGCCATCGTCGGCCGTCCCAACGTCGGTAAATCGACGCTGCTGAACCACATCCTCGGCCAGAAGCTGGCGATCACCTCGCGCAAGCCGCAGACCACCCGCCACAACATGCTCGGGATCAAGACCGAGGGTGACGTGCAAGCGATCTACGTCGACACCCCCGGCATGCACAAGGGTGGCGAAAAGGCGCTCAACCGTTACATGAACAAGACCGCTTCGGCGGCGTTGAAAGACGTCGACGTGGTGATCTTCGTGGTCGATCGGACCAAGTGGACCGAAGAAGACCAGATGGTGCTGGAGCGTGTGCAGTACGTGACCGGCCCGCTGATCGTCGCGCTGAACAAGACCGACCGCATCGAAGACAAAGCCGAACTGATGCCGCACCTGAGCTGGTTGCAGGAACAGCTGCCGAACGCGCAGATCATCCCTATCTCCGCGCAGCACGGTCATAACCTTGATGCGCTGGAAAAAGTGATTGCCGATCACCTGCCGGAAAACGATCACTTCTTCCCCGAAGACCAGATCACCGACCGCAGCAGCCGTTTCCTCGCCGCTGAACTTGTGCGCGAAAAAATCATGCGCCAGATGGGCGCCGAGCTGCCGTACCAGATCACCGTCGAAATCGAAGAGTTCAAGCAGCAGGGCAAAACCCTGCATATCCATGCGCTGATTCTCGTCGAGCGTGACGGCCAGAAGAAGATCATCATTGGCGACAAGGGCGAGCGCATCAAACGCATCGGCACCGAAGCGCGCAAGGACATGGAGCTGCTGTTTGACTCCAAGATCATGCTCAACCTGTGGGTCAAGGTGAAGGGCGGCTGGTCCGACGACGAACGTGCTCTGCGTTCGCTGGGTTACGGCGACCTGTAA
- the recO gene encoding DNA repair protein RecO, whose translation MSQTPPPAQPAYVLHSRAYRETSALVDFLTPQGRLRAVLRSARGKAGTLARPFVPLEVEFRGKGELKNVGRMESAGNATWMVGEALFSGLYLNELLIRLLPAEDPHPAVFDHYAATLLALAEGRPLEPLLRSFEWRLLDDLGYGFSMSADIHGEPVAPDGLYRLQVDAGLERVYLLQPGLFNGVELLAMAEADWSAPGALSAAKRLMRQALAVHLGGRPLVSRELFRKP comes from the coding sequence ATGTCGCAAACCCCACCTCCCGCCCAGCCCGCCTACGTCCTGCACTCTCGCGCCTACCGCGAAACCAGCGCGTTGGTGGACTTCCTCACGCCGCAAGGTCGGCTGCGGGCGGTGTTGCGCAGTGCGCGGGGCAAGGCCGGAACGTTGGCGCGGCCGTTCGTGCCGCTGGAAGTCGAGTTTCGCGGCAAGGGCGAGTTGAAGAATGTCGGGCGCATGGAAAGTGCCGGTAATGCGACGTGGATGGTCGGCGAGGCGTTGTTCAGCGGTCTTTACCTCAATGAGCTGTTGATCCGTTTGCTGCCCGCCGAAGATCCGCATCCGGCGGTGTTCGATCACTACGCCGCGACCTTGCTGGCCTTGGCCGAAGGTCGGCCGCTGGAGCCCTTGTTGCGCTCCTTCGAATGGCGCCTGCTGGATGATCTCGGTTATGGCTTTTCCATGAGCGCGGATATTCACGGCGAGCCTGTCGCCCCGGACGGTCTCTATCGTTTGCAAGTGGACGCTGGTCTTGAGCGCGTTTACCTGCTGCAACCTGGCCTTTTCAACGGCGTTGAATTGCTGGCCATGGCGGAAGCCGATTGGTCAGCCCCCGGCGCACTCTCAGCCGCCAAACGTCTGATGCGTCAAGCACTGGCCGTTCATCTGGGTGGTCGTCCCCTCGTCAGTCGCGAACTGTTTCGCAAGCCCTGA
- the pdxJ gene encoding pyridoxine 5'-phosphate synthase, producing the protein MTTSNRILLGVNIDHVATLRQARGTRYPDPVKAALDAEEAGADGITVHLREDRRHIQERDVLLLKDVLQTRMNFEMGVTEEMMAFAELIRPAHICLVPETRQELTTEGGLDVAGQEARIKAAVERLSKIGSEVSLFIDADERQIAASKRVGAPAIELHTGRYADAETPSEVAEELKRVADGVAFGLAQGLIVNAGHGLHYHNVEAVAAIKGINELNIGHALVAHALFVGFKSAVSEMKALILAAALKG; encoded by the coding sequence GTGACCACCAGCAATCGCATTCTTCTTGGCGTGAACATCGACCACGTCGCCACCCTGCGTCAGGCCCGTGGCACGCGCTACCCGGATCCGGTCAAGGCGGCGCTGGACGCGGAAGAGGCGGGCGCCGACGGCATCACCGTGCACCTGCGCGAGGACCGTCGACACATTCAGGAGCGCGATGTGCTCTTGCTCAAGGATGTGCTGCAAACCCGCATGAACTTCGAAATGGGCGTCACCGAAGAAATGATGGCTTTCGCCGAGCTCATCCGTCCGGCGCACATCTGCCTGGTCCCGGAAACCCGTCAGGAACTGACCACCGAGGGCGGTCTGGATGTCGCGGGGCAGGAAGCGCGGATCAAGGCTGCGGTCGAGCGTCTGTCGAAGATCGGCAGCGAAGTGTCGCTGTTCATCGATGCCGACGAGCGCCAGATTGCTGCCTCGAAGCGTGTTGGCGCGCCGGCCATTGAGCTGCACACCGGGCGTTATGCCGACGCCGAGACCCCGAGCGAAGTCGCTGAAGAGTTGAAGCGTGTGGCGGACGGGGTGGCGTTTGGTCTGGCTCAGGGCCTGATCGTCAATGCCGGCCATGGTCTGCATTACCACAACGTGGAAGCGGTGGCGGCAATCAAGGGCATCAACGAACTGAACATCGGCCATGCGCTGGTGGCGCATGCGTTGTTCGTGGGGTTCAAGTCGGCCGTGTCCGAGATGAAAGCGTTGATACTGGCAGCTGCTTTGAAGGGCTGA
- the mltF gene encoding membrane-bound lytic murein transglycosylase MltF: MFFPTALRPRYAKWLIATGLFLMLGGCVDKPNTLERVKEDGVLRVITRNSPATYFQDRSGETGFEYELVKRFADDLGVELKIETADNLDDLFNQIGKPNGPVLAAAGLVSSEQRKTQVRFSHSYLEVTPQIIYRNGQSRPTDAGDLVGKKIMVLKGSTHAEQLAELKKKNPGIEYEESDAVEVVDLLRMVDEGQIDLTLVDSNEVAMNQVYFTNIRVAFDLGDARSQSWAVGPGEDNSLLNEINSYLDKVQKNGTLQRLKDRYYGHVDVLGYMGATTFAQHLQQRLPKYEQHFKNYAKKEKVDWRLLAAIGYQESLWQPTVTSKTGVRGLMMLTQNTARAMGVSNRLDPKQSIMGGAKYLAYMKDQLDESIQEPDRTWFALAAYNVGSGHLDDARKLASREGLNPDKWLDVKKMLPRLSQKQWYSKTRYGYARGGEPVHFVANIRRYYDILTWVTQPQLEGDQVAEGNLHVPAIDKSKPAQEPAPL; the protein is encoded by the coding sequence ATGTTTTTCCCAACGGCTTTGCGTCCGCGGTACGCCAAATGGCTGATCGCAACCGGACTCTTCCTGATGCTCGGTGGCTGTGTTGATAAACCCAACACACTCGAGCGCGTAAAGGAGGATGGCGTGCTGCGGGTGATTACCCGTAACAGCCCCGCCACCTACTTTCAGGATCGCAGCGGTGAAACCGGCTTCGAATACGAGCTGGTGAAGCGCTTCGCCGACGATTTGGGCGTCGAACTCAAAATCGAGACCGCCGACAACCTCGACGATCTTTTCAACCAGATCGGCAAGCCGAACGGCCCGGTATTGGCTGCTGCCGGCCTGGTCAGCAGCGAACAACGCAAGACGCAAGTACGGTTCTCCCACTCCTACCTCGAAGTCACCCCGCAGATCATCTATCGCAACGGCCAGTCACGGCCGACCGACGCCGGTGATCTGGTCGGCAAGAAGATCATGGTGCTCAAGGGCAGTACCCATGCCGAGCAACTGGCCGAGCTGAAAAAGAAAAACCCGGGCATCGAGTACGAAGAATCTGATGCCGTTGAGGTGGTCGACTTGCTGCGAATGGTCGACGAAGGGCAGATCGATCTGACCTTGGTCGACTCCAACGAAGTGGCGATGAACCAGGTGTACTTCACCAATATTCGCGTGGCCTTCGACCTCGGCGATGCGCGCAGCCAGAGCTGGGCGGTGGGCCCCGGCGAAGACAACAGCCTGCTCAACGAGATCAACAGCTATCTGGACAAGGTGCAGAAGAATGGCACCCTCCAACGCCTGAAAGACCGCTATTACGGGCACGTCGACGTCCTCGGCTACATGGGCGCCACCACGTTCGCCCAGCACTTGCAGCAGCGTCTGCCCAAATACGAACAGCACTTCAAGAATTACGCGAAGAAAGAGAAAGTCGACTGGCGTCTTCTGGCAGCCATCGGCTATCAGGAATCGCTGTGGCAACCGACCGTCACCTCGAAAACCGGAGTGCGCGGTTTGATGATGCTGACCCAGAACACCGCTCGGGCGATGGGTGTGTCCAATCGCCTCGATCCAAAGCAGAGCATCATGGGCGGCGCCAAGTACCTGGCCTATATGAAGGATCAGCTCGACGAATCGATTCAGGAGCCCGACCGTACCTGGTTTGCCCTGGCGGCATATAACGTCGGCAGCGGCCACCTGGATGACGCACGCAAACTGGCGTCTCGCGAAGGTTTGAATCCGGACAAATGGCTGGATGTGAAGAAGATGCTGCCGCGCCTATCGCAGAAGCAGTGGTACAGCAAGACCCGCTATGGCTACGCCCGGGGCGGCGAGCCGGTGCATTTCGTGGCGAACATCCGTCGTTATTACGACATCCTCACCTGGGTAACCCAACCGCAGCTTGAGGGCGATCAGGTGGCCGAGGGCAACCTGCATGTTCCGGCTATCGACAAGTCGAAACCTGCTCAAGAACCTGCCCCTCTTTAA